One segment of candidate division KSB1 bacterium DNA contains the following:
- a CDS encoding 6-carboxytetrahydropterin synthase, translating to MKLGYVEYMDCAHFLPGHEKCGMPHGHTYKVEVIITGENKTGMILDFGDMKKIIHSVLAEYDHKSLNDFLDYPSVENICEMLARRFREKWRFPFAVRVWEGEGKWAELEAVPGGDHAGSAAGS from the coding sequence ATGAAACTTGGTTATGTCGAATACATGGATTGCGCGCATTTCCTCCCCGGACATGAAAAATGCGGCATGCCCCACGGCCACACCTACAAGGTCGAAGTCATCATTACCGGCGAAAACAAAACCGGCATGATCCTCGATTTCGGTGACATGAAGAAAATCATCCACTCCGTGCTGGCGGAGTATGATCACAAGTCCCTCAACGATTTCTTGGATTATCCCTCGGTGGAAAACATCTGCGAGATGCTGGCGCGGCGTTTTCGCGAAAAATGGCGTTTCCCTTTCGCCGTGCGCGTGTGGGAGGGCGAGGGCAAATGGGCGGAGCTGGAGGCGGTGCCCGGCGGTGATCATGCCGGTTCCGCCGCCGGCTCATGA
- a CDS encoding MarR family winged helix-turn-helix transcriptional regulator — protein sequence MAGIFDPAQQHHNPDAKIAAALERLSQAFRVLLWEQNKEHNLSPIQIQFLVFLLHHGKAACTVGLLAREFMLTPATVSDALTTLEGKELVARIRLQSDRRVATLRLTPQGRKVARQLANWAEVVQTAIAGSAPGEKLVVMHFLMRLLARLQHAGVISVARMCITCRFFQAVSTPDTPHYCTLLNQPLRSEQLRLDCPDHEPAAEPA from the coding sequence ATGGCAGGCATCTTTGATCCCGCGCAGCAGCATCACAACCCCGACGCCAAGATTGCCGCCGCGCTTGAACGGCTGTCGCAGGCTTTTCGCGTCTTGTTGTGGGAGCAGAACAAGGAACACAATCTCAGCCCGATCCAGATTCAATTCCTGGTGTTCCTGCTGCACCACGGCAAGGCGGCATGCACGGTGGGTCTGCTGGCGCGGGAATTCATGCTGACGCCTGCCACCGTGAGTGACGCGCTGACCACCCTCGAGGGCAAAGAGCTGGTTGCACGCATCCGCCTGCAAAGCGACCGGCGGGTGGCCACGCTGCGCCTGACACCACAGGGCCGCAAAGTGGCACGCCAACTGGCGAATTGGGCGGAAGTGGTGCAAACCGCCATCGCCGGCAGCGCGCCGGGGGAAAAACTGGTGGTGATGCACTTTCTCATGCGCCTGCTTGCGCGCCTGCAACATGCCGGCGTGATCAGTGTTGCGCGCATGTGCATCACTTGCCGCTTCTTCCAGGCCGTCTCCACTCCCGACACTCCGCATTACTGCACACTGCTCAATCAGCCGCTGCGGTCGGAGCAACTGCGTCTTGATTGCCCCGATCATGAGCCGGCGGCGGAACCGGCATGA
- a CDS encoding nucleoside recognition protein has translation MLNHIWLGLIVIAVVVGAATGNIQQVTRQAFDSAETAVKIALGLISIMTLWLGIMKIAEQAGFIRLLARALAPVMRRLFPEVPPEHPAMGAMLLNIAANWLGLSNAATPFGLKAMEELQQLNPQKDTATNAMVMFLGINTASITLIPSTIIGIRVSLQSNNPFEIIGTTIFASCCATITAIIMAKLLGRLPAYRKDDPQLTATPSAEGRHG, from the coding sequence ATGCTCAATCACATCTGGCTGGGGTTGATTGTCATCGCGGTGGTCGTCGGTGCGGCCACCGGCAACATTCAGCAGGTGACCCGGCAGGCGTTCGATTCCGCCGAGACCGCCGTCAAAATCGCGCTGGGCTTGATCAGCATCATGACGCTGTGGCTGGGTATCATGAAGATAGCCGAGCAGGCAGGCTTCATTCGCCTGCTGGCCCGTGCGCTGGCGCCGGTGATGCGCCGCCTGTTCCCGGAGGTGCCGCCGGAACATCCGGCGATGGGCGCCATGCTGCTCAACATTGCCGCCAACTGGCTGGGATTGAGCAACGCCGCCACGCCCTTCGGCCTGAAGGCGATGGAGGAGCTGCAGCAGCTCAATCCCCAAAAGGACACCGCCACCAACGCCATGGTGATGTTCCTGGGCATCAACACCGCCAGCATCACGCTGATTCCGAGCACGATCATCGGCATCCGGGTGTCGCTGCAATCGAACAATCCTTTCGAGATCATTGGCACCACCATCTTTGCGAGCTGCTGCGCCACCATCACGGCCATCATCATGGCGAAACTGCTGGGCCGGCTGCCGGCTTACCGCAAGGATGATCCGCAGCTCACCGCCACACCGTCAGCGGAGGGCCGGCATGGGTGA
- a CDS encoding spore maturation protein → MGEYLRAALELLSTWAIPALLLVIPLVGFLRKVKVYECFVEGAKEGFNVAIRIIPFLVAILFAIGMFRASGAMDLFVKLLSPVTNLIGMPAEALPVALMRPLSGSGSLGLTTELMKTHGPDSFIGRLVSTMYGSTETTFYVLAVYFGSVSIKKIRHALATGLLADVAGLLAAVFICHLIFG, encoded by the coding sequence ATGGGTGAGTATCTGCGCGCGGCACTGGAGTTGCTTTCCACCTGGGCGATCCCGGCCCTGCTGCTGGTGATCCCGCTGGTCGGCTTCTTGCGCAAAGTCAAAGTGTATGAATGCTTCGTGGAGGGTGCGAAGGAGGGCTTCAATGTCGCCATTCGCATCATTCCGTTTCTGGTGGCGATTCTGTTTGCGATCGGCATGTTTCGCGCCTCCGGCGCCATGGATCTGTTCGTGAAACTGCTCTCGCCGGTGACGAATCTGATTGGCATGCCGGCCGAGGCTCTGCCGGTGGCCTTGATGCGGCCGCTCTCCGGCAGCGGTTCGCTCGGCCTGACCACCGAGTTGATGAAAACCCACGGCCCAGATTCCTTCATCGGCCGGCTGGTTTCCACCATGTACGGCAGCACCGAGACAACCTTCTATGTTCTGGCGGTCTACTTTGGTTCGGTTTCCATCAAAAAGATCCGGCATGCCCTGGCCACCGGCTTGCTCGCCGACGTGGCCGGCTTGCTCGCGGCGGTGTTCATCTGTCATTTGATTTTTGGATGA
- a CDS encoding YebC/PmpR family DNA-binding transcriptional regulator has protein sequence MSGHNKWAKVKHVKAKQDAIRGRIFTRLIKEITLAARNGGGDENSNARLRKAIQDAKAANMPASNIERAIKRGTGELEGVNYEEATYEGYGPGGAALIVEVVTDNKNRTVADIRHLFSKHGGNMAESGAVAWMFEKKGIFTVATGGRSEDELLEVVLEAGAEDLKYDPESSDILSAPADFESVKAALEKRGIVIEKAEVGMYPKNTVKVEGNDAVKLLKLMDVLDEHDDVQHVYSNFDIADEVMSQLQ, from the coding sequence ATGTCTGGTCATAATAAATGGGCCAAGGTCAAACATGTCAAGGCCAAGCAAGATGCGATCCGCGGCCGCATTTTCACCCGTTTGATCAAAGAAATTACCCTGGCTGCCCGCAATGGAGGCGGCGATGAGAACTCGAATGCGCGTTTGCGCAAGGCCATTCAGGATGCCAAAGCCGCCAACATGCCGGCCAGCAACATCGAGCGTGCCATCAAACGCGGCACCGGCGAGTTGGAGGGCGTGAACTACGAAGAAGCCACCTACGAAGGCTATGGCCCGGGTGGAGCCGCGCTGATCGTCGAAGTGGTCACCGACAATAAAAACCGCACCGTGGCGGACATTCGCCACCTGTTTTCCAAACATGGCGGCAACATGGCGGAGTCCGGCGCCGTGGCGTGGATGTTCGAGAAGAAGGGCATTTTCACAGTGGCCACCGGCGGCCGCAGCGAAGATGAATTGCTCGAGGTCGTCCTCGAGGCCGGTGCGGAGGATCTGAAATACGATCCCGAATCTTCCGACATTCTGTCGGCGCCCGCGGATTTCGAGTCCGTCAAGGCGGCGCTCGAAAAAAGGGGGATTGTCATCGAAAAGGCGGAAGTGGGGATGTATCCCAAAAACACCGTCAAAGTCGAGGGCAACGACGCGGTCAAACTGCTGAAGCTCATGGACGTGCTCGACGAGCATGATGATGTGCAGCACGTCTATTCGAACTTTGACATTGCCGACGAGGTTATGAGCCAGTTGCAATAG
- a CDS encoding glycosyltransferase: MLRVLTYHRIAEAGSAPHLNPRMISATPAAFEQQMRHLSRRYRVLDIAAVLHALEHRTPLPERAVLLTFDDAYLDFGEIAWPILRKYRLPATLFVPTGFPDHPERPFWWDRLYQAFRAAALPELELTPLGRLSLKTAKAMRQALKRTQDHVKSLPHAEAMAFVEQICRRLLPPCEMPASVLSWQQLRQLAAEGVTLGAHTVNHPVMTQITPEQAHREIIQAQADLQREIGTTLPIFCYPSGGHDEAVVALLRAAGFRLAFTTADGHNDLRVVDPLRLRRTNLTPRTTPALFRLRLKPWVSRLDAWRHRDREAKTQRQPAPATIKAPPAGIKLAYIMSRFPKISETFILYEMLEQERLGIPVEIYPLLREHQPVVHPEAVALTRRAHFQPFLSTPILQAHWHFLRSHPAVYLRTVVEALRGTWGSLNFFVGALGILPKSVRFAYEMQQQGITHIHAHFANHPALAAMIIHRLTGIPFSFTAHGSDLHKDRRMLDQKVAAAAFAVTISAFNKEVMVAACGEAARRKIHLIPCGIDPAVFHPPAAEPADKTLRLLCVASLEEVKGHRFLIEACRRLSLAGVDLVCDLVGDGPQRQAIEQQIAAGGLSDRILLHGSRPRREVAQRLQTAQVKVLASVPTKSGKREGVPVVLMEAMASGLPVVASRLSGIPELVEHGRTGLLVDPGDVDGLVQALQQLHADPELRRRLGQAGREKVLAHFNLHRNTERLAHLIAHPELWRRAE; the protein is encoded by the coding sequence ATGCTGCGGGTGCTCACATATCATCGCATCGCGGAGGCCGGCAGCGCGCCGCATTTGAATCCCCGCATGATCAGCGCCACGCCCGCGGCTTTCGAGCAGCAGATGCGCCATCTCAGCCGGCGCTATCGCGTGCTGGACATCGCCGCGGTGTTGCATGCGCTCGAGCACCGCACGCCCCTGCCGGAGCGCGCCGTGTTGCTCACCTTTGATGATGCCTACCTCGACTTCGGCGAGATCGCCTGGCCGATTTTGCGCAAATACCGGCTGCCCGCCACCCTGTTCGTGCCCACCGGCTTCCCGGATCATCCCGAGCGGCCGTTTTGGTGGGATCGTCTGTATCAGGCGTTCCGTGCCGCTGCGCTCCCCGAACTCGAGCTCACGCCGCTGGGCCGGCTTTCCCTGAAAACCGCGAAAGCCATGCGGCAGGCGCTGAAACGAACGCAGGACCATGTCAAGTCGCTGCCGCATGCCGAGGCCATGGCTTTTGTCGAGCAAATCTGCCGCCGACTCCTGCCGCCCTGCGAGATGCCTGCCAGCGTGTTGAGCTGGCAACAACTGCGGCAGCTCGCGGCAGAGGGCGTGACGCTGGGCGCGCATACGGTGAACCATCCGGTCATGACGCAAATCACGCCGGAGCAGGCGCACCGGGAAATCATCCAAGCGCAGGCGGATTTGCAGCGCGAAATCGGCACGACGCTGCCGATCTTCTGCTATCCCAGCGGCGGCCACGATGAAGCGGTGGTGGCCTTGCTGCGCGCCGCGGGTTTCCGGCTGGCCTTTACCACCGCCGATGGCCACAATGACCTGCGCGTGGTTGACCCGCTGCGGCTGCGCCGCACCAACCTCACGCCGCGCACCACACCGGCACTCTTCCGCCTGCGCCTGAAGCCCTGGGTCAGCCGCCTGGATGCCTGGCGCCATCGCGACCGCGAGGCGAAAACGCAGCGCCAGCCGGCTCCGGCCACCATCAAGGCGCCGCCCGCCGGGATAAAACTGGCCTACATAATGTCGCGCTTTCCGAAAATCTCCGAGACGTTCATTCTCTATGAGATGCTCGAACAGGAACGCCTGGGCATTCCCGTGGAAATTTATCCGTTGCTGCGCGAGCATCAGCCGGTGGTACATCCCGAAGCGGTGGCGCTCACCCGGCGCGCACATTTTCAACCATTCCTCTCCACGCCCATTTTGCAGGCCCATTGGCATTTCCTGCGCAGCCACCCGGCGGTTTATCTCCGCACGGTGGTCGAGGCCCTGCGTGGCACCTGGGGCAGCCTGAATTTTTTTGTCGGTGCACTCGGCATTCTGCCCAAATCCGTGCGCTTCGCGTATGAGATGCAACAGCAGGGCATCACCCACATTCATGCCCATTTTGCCAATCATCCGGCGCTCGCCGCGATGATCATTCACCGCCTCACCGGCATTCCGTTCAGCTTCACGGCGCACGGCTCGGACCTGCACAAGGACCGGCGCATGCTCGACCAAAAAGTCGCAGCCGCCGCCTTTGCCGTCACGATTTCCGCCTTCAACAAAGAAGTGATGGTCGCGGCGTGTGGCGAGGCGGCGCGGCGCAAGATTCATCTCATCCCCTGCGGCATCGATCCCGCGGTGTTCCATCCGCCCGCGGCGGAGCCGGCGGATAAAACGCTGCGCCTTTTATGCGTCGCTTCGCTGGAGGAAGTAAAGGGTCACCGCTTTCTCATCGAAGCCTGTCGCCGGTTGAGCCTGGCGGGTGTGGATTTGGTGTGTGATCTGGTGGGGGATGGGCCGCAGCGCCAGGCGATCGAACAACAAATTGCGGCCGGCGGATTGTCCGATCGCATCCTGCTGCACGGCAGCCGCCCGCGCCGCGAGGTGGCGCAGAGACTGCAAACCGCGCAGGTGAAAGTGCTGGCAAGCGTGCCGACCAAAAGTGGCAAGCGCGAGGGGGTGCCGGTGGTGTTGATGGAGGCGATGGCCAGCGGTTTGCCGGTGGTCGCCAGCCGGTTGTCCGGCATTCCCGAGCTGGTGGAGCACGGCCGCACCGGTCTGCTGGTCGATCCCGGCGATGTTGACGGTTTGGTGCAGGCACTGCAACAACTGCATGCCGATCCGGAATTGCGCCGGCGCCTGGGACAGGCCGGCCGCGAAAAAGTGTTGGCACACTTCAATCTGCACCGCAACACCGAACGGCTTGCACACCTGATCGCGCATCCCGAGTTGTGGCGGCGGGCAGAGTGA
- a CDS encoding aminoglycoside phosphotransferase family protein, whose product MNTIISFLKQNWHRLGLQHLGDADRLSCVFATPRFRASGHVIAFVLARGHDHPLMVAKLPRLPGDNGRLEREAANLQTAQQARPGGFDSIPRVIAFEEFGGHYLLLETAVAGQPMKPAVVRRQPEHCLRTALAWLLEFHAATCSPAMSTPARLDQLVIQPLEQLQTALAAFGEDAVLLEQTRRLCEPLLRPGLPLVLSHEDFSHPNILMTADGNIGVVDWELAEPHGMPAIDLYFFLTYVAFARHNARHTPGYLAAFQQAFFGPRAWALPHIRTYATRLAVPEDRLVPLFVLCWVRYLVGLLRRLQAGQERRQPLHPATGHWLRQNRYYQLWRCAVAHAGQLQWRG is encoded by the coding sequence ATGAACACCATCATTTCCTTTCTCAAACAGAACTGGCACCGGCTGGGTCTGCAACACCTCGGTGATGCGGACCGCCTGTCGTGCGTGTTTGCCACCCCGCGCTTTCGCGCTTCCGGTCACGTGATTGCATTTGTTTTGGCCAGGGGCCACGACCATCCGCTAATGGTGGCCAAGCTGCCGCGTCTGCCGGGTGACAACGGCCGCCTCGAGCGCGAGGCCGCAAATCTGCAAACCGCACAACAAGCCCGGCCCGGCGGGTTTGATTCCATTCCGCGCGTCATCGCCTTCGAGGAATTCGGCGGCCACTACTTGTTGCTCGAAACCGCGGTGGCCGGCCAACCGATGAAGCCGGCAGTCGTGCGGCGACAGCCGGAACATTGTCTGCGCACCGCCCTGGCCTGGCTGCTCGAGTTTCACGCCGCCACCTGCTCACCGGCCATGTCAACACCGGCGCGACTCGACCAACTGGTCATCCAGCCGCTGGAACAACTGCAAACTGCGCTCGCAGCGTTTGGGGAGGATGCCGTCCTGCTCGAACAAACCCGGCGGCTGTGCGAGCCCTTGCTCCGTCCCGGCCTGCCACTGGTGCTCTCCCATGAGGATTTCAGCCATCCCAACATCTTGATGACCGCCGACGGCAACATCGGCGTGGTGGACTGGGAGCTGGCGGAGCCGCACGGCATGCCGGCAATCGATCTCTACTTTTTTCTGACTTACGTGGCTTTTGCACGGCACAATGCCCGGCATACACCCGGTTATCTCGCAGCTTTTCAGCAGGCCTTTTTCGGTCCGCGCGCCTGGGCGCTGCCTCACATTCGGACCTATGCCACACGCCTGGCAGTGCCTGAAGACCGGCTGGTGCCGCTCTTCGTTCTGTGCTGGGTGCGCTATCTCGTGGGATTGCTGCGGCGGCTGCAGGCCGGCCAGGAAAGACGGCAACCGCTCCACCCTGCAACCGGACACTGGTTGCGCCAAAACCGGTACTATCAACTCTGGCGGTGCGCCGTTGCGCATGCCGGACAATTGCAGTGGCGGGGTTGA
- a CDS encoding GH92 family glycosyl hydrolase has translation MKATAIFLLMLPMAAAGAPTDTTNYARLVNPFIGTGGHGHTFPGVSLPFGMVQLSPDTRVQGWDACAGYHYSDSTILGFSHTHLSGTGAIDYGDILLMPTVGTLQLVPGGEDQPQSGYRSRFRHASEQAHAGYYRVQLDEHGIVVELTATARAGLHKYVFPASPEANIILDLRHGLGPDRVLEAELEFVSDTEIAGLRRSQGWAADQRVYFVAQFSRPFAAFGVAKDGRILPGRAKAAGTNLQAFVRYLTQPQQEILVKVGLSAVSIAGARDNLQREIPDWDFARVRRAAEATWNAALGKIVVRGGSADERTIFYTALYHTLLAPHLFMDGDGRYRGRDGRVHRARGFTNYTVFSLWDTFRATHPLFTIIERARTRDFIHTMLAQFEQAGSLPVWELAGNETHTMIGYHAVPVIVDAHAKGIRDFDAARALAAMRHSAEVSAPGLRPYRELGYIPAEDEPESVSKTLEYAYDDWCIAQMAGWLGDHKSAQRYRERAAFYRNLFDPKTGFMRGRRNGGWIEPFDPAEVIFEYTEANAWHYSFFVPQAVTDHIDLLGGEARFLAKLDSLFHADSALPGKFQPDISGMLGQYAHGNEPCHHVAYLHNYAGVPWKTQERVRAIMTKLYTNSPAGLCGNDDCGQLSAWYVFSALGFYPVCPGSDFYVIGSPLFPRATLHLEDGSRFVIGADQVSAANKYIQSARLGAAPHRKSYLRHEDILRGGELTFAMGPAPNPAWGAAHEDRPQARLASTPAVVTPLIQARAASFLDTMTVQLVSLTPGATLHYTLDGSEPTPVSPRYDRPIRLTATTTVKAIAVKAGMQPSKSERAVFLAVPERRRVELLTAYRAPYTGGGDQALVDFVRGTANFRSGAWQGFHRNDLEAIVDCGRVRPLRRIAAGFLQNVGSWIFFPTAVEFAVSDDGRQFRVVAGFHHETAPTDQGAMLKEFARTFDGLSGRYVRVRARNIGHCPPWHYAAGGEAWLFADEIVIE, from the coding sequence ATGAAGGCCACTGCAATTTTTCTGCTCATGCTGCCCATGGCGGCCGCAGGTGCGCCGACCGACACCACCAATTATGCCCGTCTGGTCAATCCCTTCATCGGAACCGGCGGCCACGGCCACACCTTTCCCGGGGTGAGCCTGCCCTTCGGCATGGTGCAACTCAGTCCCGACACCCGGGTGCAGGGTTGGGATGCCTGCGCCGGCTATCATTACTCCGACAGCACGATCCTGGGCTTCAGCCACACCCATCTGAGCGGCACCGGCGCGATTGATTACGGCGACATTCTCCTGATGCCGACGGTGGGGACGCTTCAGCTCGTACCCGGCGGCGAAGATCAGCCCCAGTCGGGCTATCGCTCCCGCTTTCGCCATGCAAGTGAACAGGCGCACGCCGGCTACTATCGTGTGCAACTCGATGAGCACGGCATCGTCGTGGAGCTGACTGCCACCGCCCGCGCCGGCTTGCACAAATACGTTTTCCCCGCTTCGCCAGAGGCGAACATCATTCTCGATTTGCGACATGGCCTGGGGCCCGATCGCGTGCTGGAGGCGGAACTGGAGTTTGTCAGCGACACGGAAATCGCGGGACTGCGCCGCTCCCAGGGCTGGGCCGCGGATCAGCGGGTTTACTTCGTGGCGCAGTTCTCCCGGCCATTTGCCGCCTTCGGCGTTGCAAAGGACGGCCGGATTCTCCCTGGCCGAGCCAAAGCTGCGGGCACGAACCTGCAGGCTTTCGTGCGCTACCTCACACAGCCGCAGCAGGAGATTCTGGTGAAGGTTGGCCTCTCCGCGGTCAGCATTGCCGGCGCGCGGGACAATCTGCAGCGGGAGATTCCGGATTGGGATTTTGCCCGGGTGCGGCGCGCCGCGGAAGCCACGTGGAATGCCGCGCTGGGGAAAATCGTCGTCCGCGGCGGCTCAGCCGATGAACGGACGATCTTCTACACCGCGCTGTATCACACCCTGCTGGCACCCCACTTGTTCATGGATGGCGACGGCCGTTATCGCGGCCGCGATGGCCGGGTGCATCGCGCCCGGGGTTTCACCAACTACACCGTCTTTTCTTTGTGGGACACCTTCCGCGCCACGCATCCGCTTTTCACCATCATCGAACGGGCACGCACACGCGATTTCATTCACACCATGCTGGCGCAGTTTGAACAGGCGGGAAGTCTCCCGGTATGGGAACTGGCGGGCAACGAAACCCACACCATGATCGGCTATCACGCCGTGCCGGTGATCGTCGATGCCCATGCCAAGGGCATTCGCGATTTTGATGCCGCTCGCGCGCTGGCTGCCATGCGCCACAGCGCCGAAGTCAGCGCGCCCGGCCTGCGGCCCTATCGCGAACTGGGTTACATTCCCGCCGAGGACGAACCGGAATCGGTCTCCAAGACACTGGAGTATGCCTATGACGACTGGTGCATCGCGCAAATGGCCGGCTGGCTGGGCGACCACAAGAGTGCGCAACGCTATCGCGAGCGCGCAGCGTTTTACCGCAATCTCTTCGATCCGAAAACCGGCTTCATGCGCGGCCGGCGCAATGGCGGTTGGATCGAGCCATTCGACCCCGCCGAAGTCATTTTCGAATACACCGAAGCCAATGCCTGGCACTACAGCTTTTTTGTGCCCCAGGCGGTGACGGATCATATCGATCTGCTCGGCGGCGAGGCGCGCTTCCTGGCCAAACTCGATTCGCTGTTCCACGCCGATTCGGCGCTGCCGGGGAAATTTCAACCCGACATCTCCGGCATGCTCGGCCAGTATGCCCACGGCAACGAACCCTGCCATCATGTCGCCTACCTGCACAACTATGCCGGCGTCCCGTGGAAAACGCAGGAACGCGTGCGCGCAATCATGACGAAGCTCTACACCAACTCGCCCGCGGGCTTGTGCGGCAATGATGATTGCGGCCAGTTGTCAGCCTGGTATGTGTTCAGCGCGCTGGGCTTTTATCCTGTCTGTCCCGGATCGGATTTTTATGTCATTGGCAGTCCGCTGTTCCCACGCGCCACCCTGCATCTCGAAGACGGCAGCCGCTTCGTGATTGGCGCGGATCAGGTATCGGCCGCGAACAAGTATATCCAGTCGGCCCGGCTCGGTGCTGCGCCCCATCGCAAATCCTACCTGCGGCATGAGGACATTTTGCGCGGGGGCGAGCTCACCTTCGCGATGGGACCCGCGCCGAATCCTGCGTGGGGCGCCGCGCACGAGGATCGGCCGCAGGCACGCCTGGCGAGCACGCCGGCAGTGGTGACCCCCCTGATTCAGGCACGCGCCGCGTCCTTTCTCGACACGATGACCGTTCAGCTCGTTTCTCTGACGCCTGGCGCCACCCTGCACTACACCCTCGATGGCAGCGAGCCAACGCCGGTCTCGCCACGCTATGACCGGCCCATTCGCCTGACGGCCACCACCACGGTGAAGGCAATCGCCGTCAAGGCGGGTATGCAGCCCAGCAAGAGTGAGCGCGCCGTCTTTCTCGCCGTGCCCGAGCGGCGCCGGGTGGAATTGCTCACTGCCTATCGCGCGCCCTACACCGGCGGTGGCGATCAGGCCCTGGTTGATTTCGTGCGCGGCACCGCCAACTTTCGCAGCGGCGCCTGGCAGGGATTTCACAGAAACGATTTGGAAGCCATCGTTGATTGCGGCCGCGTGCGGCCTTTGCGCCGGATCGCAGCGGGCTTCCTGCAAAATGTCGGCTCGTGGATTTTCTTTCCCACAGCCGTGGAATTTGCCGTCTCGGACGACGGGCGGCAGTTCCGCGTCGTCGCCGGGTTTCATCACGAAACGGCACCCACGGATCAAGGCGCAATGCTGAAGGAATTTGCGCGCACCTTTGACGGTTTGAGCGGCCGCTACGTGCGTGTTCGTGCCCGCAATATTGGCCACTGTCCGCCGTGGCATTATGCCGCCGGCGGCGAAGCCTGGCTGTTTGCAGATGAGATCGTGATCGAATAG